In one window of Nocardia brasiliensis DNA:
- a CDS encoding M24 family metallopeptidase → MCADHVGNAPDYAARRGALRSLLVENGVDGLLVTDLVNLRYLTGFTGSNAALLVHSWDMRDAEDRTVIGTDGRYRTQVAEQVPDLRAEIARATARRIVELAGEWQLGRIGYESHIVTVDQHRGFVEQRTGLEFVATPGLVEQLRTVKDAYEVEQLRAACAAGDAGLAALLERGGLRPGRTERQVARDLEWAMFEHGAEAVSFETIVAAGANSAVPHHRPTEAVLAAGDFVKLDFGATVGGYHSDMTRTFVLGAPSDWQREVYELVAASQRAGCAALRPGVQVADVDAASRSVIEAAGHGALFVHGLGHGVGLQIHEAPGLAKNGTGTLLSGVAVTVEPGVYFPGRGGVRIEDTLVVREGGPELLTNTSKDLTVVD, encoded by the coding sequence ATGTGTGCTGATCACGTGGGCAATGCGCCCGACTACGCGGCGCGGCGTGGCGCGTTGCGCAGTCTGCTGGTGGAGAACGGGGTGGACGGCCTGCTGGTCACCGACCTGGTGAACCTCAGATATCTCACCGGCTTCACCGGTTCCAACGCGGCGCTACTGGTGCACTCCTGGGACATGCGCGACGCGGAGGACCGCACGGTGATCGGCACCGACGGTCGCTATCGGACCCAGGTCGCCGAGCAGGTCCCGGATCTGCGTGCCGAGATCGCCAGGGCGACCGCCCGGCGCATCGTCGAGCTGGCGGGGGAATGGCAGCTCGGCCGGATCGGCTACGAGAGCCACATCGTCACAGTCGACCAGCATCGCGGCTTCGTCGAGCAGCGCACCGGACTCGAGTTCGTCGCCACGCCCGGCCTGGTCGAACAGTTGCGCACGGTGAAGGACGCCTACGAGGTGGAGCAGCTGCGGGCGGCCTGCGCGGCGGGCGACGCGGGCCTGGCCGCGCTGCTCGAGCGCGGCGGCCTGCGACCGGGCCGCACCGAACGACAGGTCGCGCGCGATCTCGAATGGGCGATGTTCGAGCACGGCGCCGAGGCGGTGTCGTTCGAGACCATCGTCGCGGCGGGCGCGAATTCGGCTGTCCCGCACCATCGGCCGACCGAGGCGGTGCTGGCCGCGGGCGATTTCGTCAAACTCGACTTCGGCGCGACGGTCGGCGGCTACCACTCGGACATGACCCGCACCTTCGTGCTCGGCGCGCCCAGCGACTGGCAGCGCGAGGTGTACGAGCTGGTGGCGGCGTCGCAGCGGGCGGGATGCGCGGCGTTGCGGCCCGGCGTGCAGGTCGCCGACGTGGACGCCGCGTCGCGGTCGGTGATCGAGGCCGCGGGGCACGGCGCGCTGTTCGTGCACGGGCTCGGGCACGGTGTCGGACTGCAGATCCATGAAGCGCCCGGACTGGCGAAAAACGGAACCGGTACACTTCTGTCTGGCGTGGCGGTGACCGTCGAACCTGGTGTGTACTTTCCCGGCCGCGGCGGGGTCCGGATCGAGGACACGCTCGTGGTGCGCGAAGGGGGCCCGGAGCTGCTCACCAACACCAGCAAAGA
- a CDS encoding prepilin peptidase: protein MTSVAFTALLAWCAVLSGIDLRQRRLPNELTGSGALAVLGYALSTTQFTAALLGAALLALPYLALHLLVPAACGAGDVKLAVPLGAVAALGGGQAWVQAAVAAPLLTAAAGLVLLLICRIRAPGTPVPALPHGPAMCLATVTALVVAHGG, encoded by the coding sequence ATGACATCCGTCGCGTTCACCGCCCTCCTGGCGTGGTGTGCCGTGTTGAGCGGCATCGATCTGCGGCAGCGTCGGCTGCCGAACGAACTGACCGGTTCGGGTGCCCTCGCGGTCCTCGGATATGCCCTGTCCACAACACAATTCACAGCCGCGCTGCTGGGTGCCGCGCTGCTCGCGCTCCCCTATCTCGCGCTGCATCTGCTCGTCCCCGCGGCGTGCGGCGCGGGCGATGTGAAGCTCGCCGTCCCGCTCGGTGCGGTCGCGGCGCTCGGCGGCGGACAGGCCTGGGTGCAGGCGGCCGTGGCCGCCCCCTTGCTCACCGCCGCCGCGGGCCTCGTGCTGCTCCTTATCTGCCGCATCCGTGCACCCGGCACCCCGGTGCCCGCGCTGCCGCACGGGCCCGCGATGTGTTTGGCCACGGTCACGGCTTTGGTGGTTGCCCATGGCGGTTGA